The nucleotide window TCCAAAGGAGTATGGAGGCGATGCGCGCTCAACGGAAGTCCGCCTCAAAAGACGACGAATCGCTGATTGAGCGGGAAAGCGTCGGGTTTTTCCAGCCGGTGTAACTCTGGGTGTTGTCTGAGGGTCAACATGGCGTGGTGGATCCTCATTCTTCAAGTGGTATCCGGGGGAGATGCGTTGACCCAAGCAACATTGAACATGTCGCTGAAAGAGGCGCTGCAGGAATATGTTGTCTGTAGGAAGGAGTACGCTGAGTATAAGCCGGAGTTCGATAAAGCTTTGGAGAGAGAGAATCTTTTTCAGCAGGACGATGAACTAGAAGCAATACGTCTTCGTGTCTTGGCCAAGTGCCGAGTGAAGCCATAATCCTCCATGCATGTACAGTTGATGTATAAAAAGTAAGCCGCTATCCTAGCGAGGTGGTTATTGACTTGTATCCTGGAGTATCTGTGAAGATGGAAGAAGTCGACAACTTATTCCGAGATATCCGGATCATCCTAGGCGAAGAGTATTGCAATAATAATGTCGGCAGCATTTTCTATTCTGGGGTACAGGCGCTTCAGGAGGGACCGTTTTATTTGATGGGGTGGAACCCCGGTGGCGATCCGAAAAAGACCGACACAACGATTGCCAAATCATTAAATCGCTGGCTTGACTATCCACCAAACTGGTCTGAGTACACACATGAGCGATGGAAGACTCCTGCAGAGCCTATTCAGGTCGAAGGGCCTCTCGACCTGAAGGAAATGACCCAGCATCAGAGAAATGTGGTTTACTTTTGCCACACAGTGTTAAAGCAAGATGTAAGACGGGTCTTTTCGGCAAACGCCGTATCCCTACGAACGCCGAAGGGGGAGCAGCTTCCTAAAGATGTGGCGATGGGGAAGTGGTGGGAGTTACACAGGCTTCTAATGTCACATGTCCGTCCAAAAGTACTGATATGTTTGGGGCATGATCCTAAGCCTTCGGCTTCTTCATTCGCTCTAGTTCAGAAGTGGCTTGATATTAAAGTACAGCCCGAGAAGCAACCCTGTGGTCAGAAAGGGAAAAGCCAAGTGGTTGTGAGATATTTTCCTGAGCCCATTCTCATCAGGCTCAAGGATGGCCTGGAGCCAATAGAGTGTGCTGTTATAGGAATTCCTCATCCAAGTTTCCATTGGTACCCCAGGCTAGAGCGATTTGCAGATAGCATTCATCGTGTGCTGAAAGCATTGCATCGTGACCACTTGATGGGTTCGCACGAAATACCTCAATTTATCGAGGGAACTCCTGATCATTAAATATCCGTCTGAAACATTTTTTCAGGCAACCCGCTCCCTCCGCTTCTCAAATAAACAAACCCCCTTTATGCCGCGCATATCTTTCATCGCCCGCTTCGGTATTGCGATCTTTTCATTCCGTGACTTTCTCTGTCACACCTCAGTGTTAACCTTTCTTGCGACGGTATTAAAGAGGAAGCGCAATGGGTTGCATAAATCTCAGCGACATGAGCCAGTTCCTTGAGGAATTACGGCGAGATCGCCTAATTGTCGAGAGACGCCTGGTTCGGATGGTCGAAGTCGAGAATGAAGGATTTTGGTGTTCTGAAGTCCGGCGTAAGCACCTGATCGTAACGGCTCGGGTAGGGCAGGACATCTTGCGGCTCGATCAGTTTTATAGCCCGCCATCTGGTAACGAAGAGCATGACAGTCTATTGGCTCAGGCAATGTCGAGCCATCTCGCTCAGCTTCAGGAGGCATGTCAGGAATTAGGGATCGAGATCCGACACGGCGTCTTAGAGGAAGGTGTAGCTGTCGGATGACCAAGGTATGCTGTCCTGATCTGCTGCGAAAGCATAGAACTCGCCAGGGTGCCCCAGCTGGTTCTGCTCACCTAGCCGTCGCTCGCAATCAGTATTCCCCGAACAAATTGAACGTGTGACTTAGTCTGTCCCAGGTGTATGCGAGACTCCTTTCTCAGAAGAAAAGGAGACAGAACATGCTTAGCAGACGTGCTCTATTCAGGATGATTGCTGCGGTCGGATTCGGCTCTATCTTCAGGACAAAGGCAGTCAACGCGCCTCCATTGTTGTCGGGCCGCAACACGAACAGAATGTCTGACGCTTCTTGCCCCGAAAACTCGCTCGTCGAGGTACCTCAAGGGCTTGATGCCCATCTGCGGGCGCTCATGCAATGGGAAGAACTGCGGTGTGGCCTCGACGGCGCGGAACTTGTGAGGCGCTATACCTTGCTGGATGAGGTCACGGAACGGATGCTTCCGCCTGAGCGCTTAAGAGGCCGGTGTCCTTTTTGCCCTACACGCTTTGACTCGTTTCTTGTCTATTACGACACCAATTCATTTTACTGTGAGGAATGTGAAGCTGAGGGGACGATTGTAGATTTTTACGCCAGGATGGAAGGTATTCCTTATAGAGAAGCGCTGTCTCACTTGCTAAACCTTCTTGACTCGAACCAGTTAAAAGGGCGGTTTAGGTAGTCAGTGTCTGTGTCAGAAATCGCCCAGTGTGTGACGCCGCTATCTTCGCCACCTGCTCCGGTCTGCCTTCTGCCACGATCTGCCTGCCTGCCGCTCCGTCTTCCGGTCCTAAGTCGATCACCCAGTCGGCTGATTTGATGACATCCAGGTTATGTTCCACGACGACCAGGGTGTTGCCCGCGTTGACGAGCTTGTGCAAGATAGCGAACCAGGATATTTCGTTTCGAGCCGCTTCAGACTTAGGTAATCTACCCGTGCTATAGTCCCGTATCGTCTACGTCGGTTTTCAACAGAAAGGACACACTATGGGATTCTTCAGCTCGATTATGGAAAAGCTTGGACTTGGTGCTTCTGCTGCGCAAGCCGCCCCTGCTCCGCAGGCTGCGCCCACAGCGGTTCCTACTCCCGCAGCGCCTGCGCCGCCTAAGACAATGAAGACCGTCGATGTCGTCGCCAAGCTTGAGGGGTTGGCGGCTTCGCACAAAGAAAAGCTCAATTGGAAAGTCTCGATTGTCGATCTCATGAAACTCTTGGGCCTCGACAGCAGTCTGACCGCACGGAAGGGGCTGGCAACCGAACTGGGATGTCCCGCTGAAAAGATGGGGGACTCAGCGCAAATGAATATGTGGTTGCACAAGACTGTCCTGCAGAAGTTGGCCGATAACGGAGGAAATATTCCGAATGAATTACTGTAACCTCAGCCAATGACTTCCTGTCCGTGGTTGCATGATGCGCATAGGAAGCCATCTGGCTCAGTGAGGAGTGACGGACTGAATTCGGGTAGTTAGGAGGTTTGCCAGGAATCGCCCCGTGTGAGAATTCGGCACGTTCGCTACCTGTTCCGGCCTGCCTCCCGCTCCTCTTCCTTCCGGTCCTAGGTCGATCACCCTGCCGGCTGCGTTGGTCACAATCAGGTGATGTTTATAAGGCTATGAAGGTGTTCCTGGATAAGCGCGTGCTGGCCGCTATTCTCTGCTCCAGAACTGTTTAAGGTCGAATGACAGTTGCCGGTGATGTTTCACGGCGAGAAAGATCACTTGGCTCCGGCGCACCAGATAGAGTACGAGATATTCGTCCGTCACAAATTCACGCAGGTCGTCTTCTTTGCCGAGGAGTTTGCGCAGTTCCTTGGTAAGAGTCCTCGCTTTTGCAGATTTGATGGTATGAGCCAAGAACGAGCGCCCGGATTGCGGGAATTGGCACAGGGAGGGAATGGCGTCATCGAAGAGACGATCGAGAATCCGGCGGTATGCCGAACGGCCCTGAGGGCCGAGAAAAGACTCGATGGCTGTCAGGTTGGTTGAGAAGTTCTCGGTAAAACGTGGCCGCTTAGCGGCCATGACGCGATTTGAGTTGCGCAAGACTGAGCGTCTTGCCGCCTTTCAGATCGGTAAGGCCCTTGATCGCTTCTTCAAACAGTCCGAGGTGGATGTGCTCCCGCTCCAGCCGGTGATAGTAGTCCAGGCGGTCCGCATCAATCAGGGCTGCGCAACTGCCCCCGTTCTTGGTAATGAGTTTCTCGTTCCCCTTTTCCCGTACCTCATCGCACAATTCGGTGAGCTTCGCACGCGCGTGACTGAGTGAGATGACGTCTTTGGTTGTAATGGCCATCTGGTCCTCCAGGCGAGTGAATGCGTACAGTATAAATTGCGTACAGAATTATGTCAATTAGGCTGTGGCCTTAGGGCTTGCGCCAAGAATTGTCCCGTGTGAGAAGTCGCCACTTTCGCTACCTGTTCCGGCCTCCCTTCCGCGATAATCTGTCCGCCTGCTGCTCCGCCTTCGGGTCCTAAATCGATGACCCAGTCGGCTGATTTGATGACATCCAGATTATGTTCCACGACGACCAGGGTGTTGCCGGCGTTGACCAGCTTGTGTAGGACGGCGAGGAGCTTCTTCACGTCTTCAAAGTGCAAGCCGGTCGTCGGCTCGTCCATGATGTAGAGGAGATCCCTAGGGGACTGGCTCCGGCTTGGCCGGTGCCTGTCCCCGGCGGTTTGTCGAGGAACGGGGACAGTCCCTTGAGGGGACAGTCCCCCGCAGCCGATCAATTCAGCGGCGATTTTGAGCCGCTGGGCTTCGCCGCCGGAGAGCGTCGTGGCGGACTGCCCGAGGCGCAGATAGCCGAGGCCGATGGAGGAGAGCAGATGGAGCCGCTCTTGCAGTTTCGGCGAGCCGGTGAAGAATTGCACCGCGTCATCCACCGTCATCGCCAGGACTTCTGAAATGGTCTTCCCGCGAAAGCGGATGGCGAGGACCTCCGGCTTAAACCGCTTTCCGTCGCACCCCTCGCAGGGCACGTATAGGTCCTCGAAAAAGTACATCTCCAGCTTTTCCACACCCGCGCCTTCACAGCGCTCGCATCGGCCTCCGGTAGTGTTGAAGGAAAAGTGTCCAGGTGTCAGACCCTGTCGGAGGGCTTCCCGTTCAGAGGCAAAGAGCTGGCGGATTTCGTCGAAGGCTTTCAGATAGGTGATGGGATTGGAGCGGGGCGTGCGGCCGATGGGTTGTTGATCGATGAGGCGCACGCCCTTGAGGTGCTCGATGCCTTTGATGGCTTTGAAGCGTCCCATGGAGAGCGCATCCACGCGAAAGGCGCGGGCCA belongs to Nitrospira sp. and includes:
- a CDS encoding CHC2 zinc finger domain-containing protein, which produces MLSRRALFRMIAAVGFGSIFRTKAVNAPPLLSGRNTNRMSDASCPENSLVEVPQGLDAHLRALMQWEELRCGLDGAELVRRYTLLDEVTERMLPPERLRGRCPFCPTRFDSFLVYYDTNSFYCEECEAEGTIVDFYARMEGIPYREALSHLLNLLDSNQLKGRFR
- a CDS encoding type II toxin-antitoxin system Phd/YefM family antitoxin, translated to MAITTKDVISLSHARAKLTELCDEVREKGNEKLITKNGGSCAALIDADRLDYYHRLEREHIHLGLFEEAIKGLTDLKGGKTLSLAQLKSRHGR
- a CDS encoding type II toxin-antitoxin system RelE/ParE family toxin → MAAKRPRFTENFSTNLTAIESFLGPQGRSAYRRILDRLFDDAIPSLCQFPQSGRSFLAHTIKSAKARTLTKELRKLLGKEDDLREFVTDEYLVLYLVRRSQVIFLAVKHHRQLSFDLKQFWSRE
- a CDS encoding DUF3597 domain-containing protein, with the protein product MGFFSSIMEKLGLGASAAQAAPAPQAAPTAVPTPAAPAPPKTMKTVDVVAKLEGLAASHKEKLNWKVSIVDLMKLLGLDSSLTARKGLATELGCPAEKMGDSAQMNMWLHKTVLQKLADNGGNIPNELL